CAAAAATGCCTACAAATTATTTTCTTCGTGTCTTGGTGTCTTTGTGGTTAATAATTTTTTCACCACGGAGGCACGGAGAGCACGGAGAACACAGAGTTTTTTTTACCATGCAGGCACAGAGATTTTTTTTACCACATTAAAACTGAATATATTCCGATTGTTATAACACATGAAATAAAGGCATGGAAAGCCTTGGTTTTTCTTATAAGTAAATGGAATTGAATATTTTCGTTTATCCCAGCGCCACATCCAGCAACATCATGGTAGCAAAGCCTAATAGTGCTCCTATGGAGGATAAATCGGATTCGTTGCCGCTTTGTGATTCAGGGATCAGCTCTTCGACTACCACAAAAATCATGGCTCCGGCAGCAAATGAGAGAGCATAAGGAAGCAATGGGGTGATATGCAGAACCAGATAGGCACCAATAACACCTGCAACAGGTTCGACAATTCCAGATAACTGTCCGTAATTAAAGGCTTTCAGCCTTGAAAAACCTTCTCTTCTGAGTGGAATGGAAACAGCAGCACCTTCCGGAAAATTCTGGAGGGCAATGCCAATAGCGAGTGCAATAGCTCCGGTTAAAACGCCAGCATCAGGATTGTGTGACAATGCACCGAAAGCAACCCCAACTGCCAGACCTTCGGGAATGTTGTGCAAGGTGATGGCCAGCACCAGCAGCACACTTCTCTGCCAGGAAGTTTTGATGCCTTCCGCTTTATCGACCGCCAGACCAATATGAATATGAGGTAAAAGTTTATCAACCAATAACAGAAAAGCACCACCAGCCAGAAAGCCTATGATGGCAGGTATCCATGCAATTTTGCCCTGTTGTTCGGCCATTTCAATAGCAGGCTTTAGCAAAGACCAGAAACTGGCAGCTATCATTACTCCGGCAGCGAAACCCAACATTGAGTTCAGAATTTTCTTATTGATGGATTTGAAGAAAAAGACCATCCCTGATCCTAAAGCTGTAACTGCCCATGTAAATAAAGTGGCTATTAAAGCAAGCAAGACAGGATTAATCCCTAACAAATCATTCATTTTCATAGAATTAAAGCCTTTTTCTGATTCCGGATATATTTGCAAAATTTAAACCGCAAATATTAGCGGCTTGCCTGATCTTTTGATGATGAATATCATCTTACCTCTTCAAACCAAAACCCTCTTATCTCAATAAAATACTGATAATCAATCGTTATTATTTGGTTTCTTCTATTAATTCATTGAGAACATTTTCACTGATTGAAAACTTATCAGCTATTTTTTTCAGCAAAAGCATTTCTGAGGGGTTGATGTTGCCATCTATTTTCATCATTTTAACAAGGTCTTTCAGTTGGTTTTTCTTTTCTTCTTCACTTTCAGGCGGATGAAATTCAAAATCAATTTGCTGATTTAAAATGGTGATGATTTCACTTTCATCGATATCGTAACGTTCGGCTATTCTGTAAAGCAAATCAAGCTCTTTTTTATCAAGTTTACCATCTTCATAAATAAGTGCTACCAGATTAGAAAGATGACTCAGATGTTCCTTCATGATGTTAAATTTTATTTTTTGCTTTAATTAAAAAAGGTTAAAAGTTAGTTTCAAGAAAATACATATTCATCAGTCCTTTGCCTTTCACTTCCAGCGGTGGCCTTTCGGTAAAGTTGTATTTATCTTTTAACAGATGATAGGTATTTTCTGAAACATTGATTCTCATTACTTCAGAATTGGATTCCATACGTGAAGCCGTATTGACGGTGTCTCCGAAAACATCGTACAGGTATTTTCTGACACCTACAATCCCTCCTACTGCCCTGCCAGAGTTTATTCCGATACGTATATTCCATTTGTGCTGGTGCGTGGCATTTCTCTCATTTAGGTATTTGATCACATCCACTGCAGCGTTGACAATATTTTCCGCATGTTTTTCATTCCTGACAGGCATGCCGCAGACAGCCATGTAAGCATCTCCTATCGTTTTGATACGTTCACATTCATGACGCACGAAAATATCATCAAAAGCAGTAAACATATCATTCAATTCGCTGATGAGTTCATCCGGATCCATGGTGGCTGAAGCTTTTGTAAAACCAACAATATCAGAGAAAAAGACACTGACATTTTCGAATCCTTCGGGCTGGGTACTTCCTTTTTCTTTAAGGTCGTTTACCACTTTAA
The Sphingobacteriales bacterium DNA segment above includes these coding regions:
- a CDS encoding ZIP family metal transporter is translated as MKMNDLLGINPVLLALIATLFTWAVTALGSGMVFFFKSINKKILNSMLGFAAGVMIAASFWSLLKPAIEMAEQQGKIAWIPAIIGFLAGGAFLLLVDKLLPHIHIGLAVDKAEGIKTSWQRSVLLVLAITLHNIPEGLAVGVAFGALSHNPDAGVLTGAIALAIGIALQNFPEGAAVSIPLRREGFSRLKAFNYGQLSGIVEPVAGVIGAYLVLHITPLLPYALSFAAGAMIFVVVEELIPESQSGNESDLSSIGALLGFATMMLLDVALG
- a CDS encoding TerB family tellurite resistance protein — translated: MKEHLSHLSNLVALIYEDGKLDKKELDLLYRIAERYDIDESEIITILNQQIDFEFHPPESEEEKKNQLKDLVKMMKIDGNINPSEMLLLKKIADKFSISENVLNELIEETK